A genomic region of Rhea pennata isolate bPtePen1 chromosome 14, bPtePen1.pri, whole genome shotgun sequence contains the following coding sequences:
- the IL12B gene encoding interleukin-12 subunit beta, which translates to MSHLLFVLLSLFSFAALLEAQWKLRENVYVIESEWSDETPATKVELICNVSDEALPVYWKKGTEVKGTGKTLIAEVKEFPDAGNYTCLTADTHEIISYDFFLITKIDSNGQMIRSILKSFKEPNRTFLKCEAKNYSGIFICSWMTENETPNVKFTIRSLKGSQGHVTCSSPVAHIDNSVIKYTAQCQKENYCPFAEEHQPIEMFLEVIDEVEYENYTSSFFIRDIIKPDPPQCEYVAKNGTVTWTYPKTWSTPKSYFPLTFKVKVERTKRHKIKPEVHEVDEQHIQIPRAGPKDMISVQARDRYYDSSWSEWSSVCR; encoded by the exons ATGTCTCACCTTCTATTTGTCTTACTTTCActattttcctttgctgcccTTCTGGAAGCACAGTGGAAACTGAGAGAGAATG TATACGTCATAGAATCTGAGTGGAGTGATGAGACACCAGCTACAAAAGTGGAGCTTATCTGTAACGTATCTGATGAAGCACTGCCAGTTTACTGGAAAaagggcacagaagtgaaaggaaCTGGAAAGACCCTGATTGCTGAAGTGAAGGAGTTCCCAGATGCTGGCAACTACACCTGTCTGACAGCTGATACCCATGAAATCATCAGCTATGATTTTTTCCTCATAACTAAAATAGACTCAAATGGGCAAATGATAAGGTCaattctgaaaagttttaaag AGCCAAAcaggacatttttaaaatgtgaggCAAAGAATTACTCTGGAATTTTCATATGTTCATGGATGACAGAAAATGAGACTCCAAATGTGAAGTTCACAATCAGAAGTCTAAAAGG CTCTCAAGGACATGTAACctgcagcagccctgtggcTCACATTGATAACTCAGTGATTAAATACACAGCGCAGTGCCAGAAGGAGAACTACTGTCCATTTGCTGAAGAGCACCAGCCAATCGAGATGTTCCTGGAGGTCATTGATGAGGTGGAATATGAGAACTATACCAGCAGCTTCTTCATCAGAGATATCA TAAAACCTGACCCACCGCAATGTGAGTATGTGGCCAAAAATGGAACAGTGACCTGGACATATCCAAAAACTTGGAGCACACCAAAGTCCTACTTCCCTCTGACTTTCAAAGTCAAAGTTGAAAGAACAAAGAGACACAAAATCAAGCCAGAG GTTCATGAGGTTGATGAGCAGCATATTCAGATTCCAAGGGCTGGCCCAAAAGACATGATCTCTGTGCAGGCTCGAGATCGCTACTATGACTCATCCTGGAGTGAGTGGTCTTCAGTTTGCAGGTAA